The following coding sequences lie in one Glycine max cultivar Williams 82 chromosome 19, Glycine_max_v4.0, whole genome shotgun sequence genomic window:
- the LOC100791970 gene encoding protein MODIFIER OF SNC1 11 isoform X1, translated as MATPTDNNNNPAQENPNKTLDPTEPDPIPATEDATATKGSDAKDPADADADAITSPPPDSGNDAPLSDIQKKMRRAERFGISVQLSEKEKRNSRAERFGTVSASQGSEPSKSEDLKRKARAERFGMPSPTTTADEEAKKKARLARFAPASKVDPQEEDKRKARALRFANPSSTSIANVNGEAKIEPKAAIAGNAGGGT; from the exons ATGGCAACCCCTACCGACAATAATAACAACCCTGCACAGGAAAACCCTAACAAAACCCTAGACCCCACCGAACCAGATCCAATCCCTGCCACTGAGGACGCCACCGCCACTAAGGGCTCCGACGCCAAGGACCCCGCCGACGCCGACGCCGACGCCATAACTTCTCCGCCGCCCGATTCCGGAAACGACGCTCCGCTCTCCGATATTCAGAAGAAGATGCGCCGCGCCGAGCGATTCGGCATTTCCGTCCAGTTGTCCGAGAAAGAGAAGCGCAATTCCCGAGCCGAAAG ATTTGGCACTGTCTCCGCATCGCAGGGATCAGAGCCATCAAAATCGGAGGATCTGAAGAGGAAGGCTAGGGCAGAAAG GTTTGGGATGCCTAGTCCAACTACAACTGCAGACGAAGAGGCAAAGAAGAAAGCTCGACTTGCTAGGTTTGCACCTGCTTCCAAAGTTGATCCTCAAGAagaagataagaggaaagcaaggGCACTTAG GTTTGCGAATCCGTCATCAACTTCTATAGCTAATGTTAATGGCGAGGCAAAGATTGAGCCG AAGGCTGCTATTGCAGGCAATGCTGGAGGAGGGACCTGA
- the LOC100791970 gene encoding protein MODIFIER OF SNC1 11 isoform X2 — protein sequence MATPTDNNNNPAQENPNKTLDPTEPDPIPATEDATATKGSDAKDPADADADAITSPPPDSGNDAPLSDIQKKMRRAERFGISVQLSEKEKRNSRAERFGTVSASQGSEPSKSEDLKRKARAERFGMPSPTTTADEEAKKKARLARFAPASKVDPQEEDKRKARALRFANPSSTSIANVNGEAKIEPAAIAGNAGGGT from the exons ATGGCAACCCCTACCGACAATAATAACAACCCTGCACAGGAAAACCCTAACAAAACCCTAGACCCCACCGAACCAGATCCAATCCCTGCCACTGAGGACGCCACCGCCACTAAGGGCTCCGACGCCAAGGACCCCGCCGACGCCGACGCCGACGCCATAACTTCTCCGCCGCCCGATTCCGGAAACGACGCTCCGCTCTCCGATATTCAGAAGAAGATGCGCCGCGCCGAGCGATTCGGCATTTCCGTCCAGTTGTCCGAGAAAGAGAAGCGCAATTCCCGAGCCGAAAG ATTTGGCACTGTCTCCGCATCGCAGGGATCAGAGCCATCAAAATCGGAGGATCTGAAGAGGAAGGCTAGGGCAGAAAG GTTTGGGATGCCTAGTCCAACTACAACTGCAGACGAAGAGGCAAAGAAGAAAGCTCGACTTGCTAGGTTTGCACCTGCTTCCAAAGTTGATCCTCAAGAagaagataagaggaaagcaaggGCACTTAG GTTTGCGAATCCGTCATCAACTTCTATAGCTAATGTTAATGGCGAGGCAAAGATTGAGCCG GCTGCTATTGCAGGCAATGCTGGAGGAGGGACCTGA
- the LOC100792493 gene encoding ATP phosphoribosyltransferase 2, chloroplastic, which produces MLTTMNLPLHTSVWVKSRRSWCCYASLSQPDRKEIRLGLPSKGRMSADTLQLLQNCQLSVKQVNPRQYVAEIPQLSNLDVWFQRPKDIVRKLLSGDLDLGIVGLDTFSEHGQGNDDLIIVHEALEYGDCRLSLAIPQYGIFENVNSLDELAKMPQWTEEKPLRVATGFTYLGPKFMKENGLKHVTFSTADGALEAAPAMGIADAILDLVSSGTTLRENNLKEIKGGVVLESQAVFITSRKSVIQRKGVLETTHEMLERLEAHLRAIGQFTVTANMRGSSAEEVAERILSQPSLMGLQGPTVSPVFCKRDGKVTADYYAIVICVPQKALYKSIQQLRAIGGSGVLISPLTYIFDEETPRWRQLLSKLGL; this is translated from the exons ATGTTGACGACGATGAATCTTCCTCTGCACACTTCGGTTTGGGTAAAGTCCCGGCGGAGTTGGTGTTGCTACGCCTCACTTTCGCAGCCCGATAGGAAAGAGATCCGTCTCGGTTTGCCCAGCAAAGGTCGCATGTCCGCTGACACCCTCCAACTTCTCCAG AATTGTCAATTGTCAGTGAAGCAGGTCAATCCTCGACAGTATGTTGCTGAAATTCCTCAG CTATCCAACCTCGACGTTTGGTTTCAGAGGCCCAAAGACATAGTAAGAAAATTGTTATCTGGAGATCTTGACCTTGGTATTGTGGGACTCGATACTTTCAGTGAACATGGCCAG ggTAATGATGATCTTATCATTGTCCACGAGGCTCTGGAGTATGGTGATTGCCGTTTATCCCTTGCG ATTCCCCAATATGGaatatttgaaaatgtaaattCACTGGACGAGCTTGCAAAAATGCCTCAATGGACAGAAGAAAAGCCTCTACGAGTTGCTACTGGTTTCACCTAC CTGGGGCCTAAATTTATGAAAGAGAATGGACTTAAGCATGtgacattttcaactgctgatGGAGCACTGGAGGCAGCTCCTGCG atGGGGATAGCCGATGCTATCTTGGACCTTGTAAGTAGTGGAACCACACTGAGAGAAAACAACTTGAAGGAAATCAAAGGTGGAGTTGTTTTGGAAAGCCAG GCTGTCTTTATTACAAGCAGGAAATCAGTGATCCAACGGAAAGGAGTACTTGAAACAACACATGAGATGCTTGAGAGATTGGAAGCACATCTCAGGGCCATTGGGCAGTTCACG GTTACTGCAAACATGAGGGGAAGCAGTGCAGAGGAAGTGGCTGAGAGAATACTGAGTCAACCATCATTAATGGGTTTGCAG GGACCCACTGTAAGTCCTGTTTTCTGCAAGCGTGATGGGAAGGTAACAGCAGACTATTATGCCATAGTCATATGTGTGCCTCAGAAGGCACTATACAAGTCTATACAACAACTGAGAGCG ATTGGAGGCAGTGGAGTTCTTATATCACCCTTGACCTATATTTTTGATGAAGAAACTCCAAGATGGCGTCAGCTCCTATCTAAACTTGGGCTATAG